A single window of Vanessa tameamea isolate UH-Manoa-2023 chromosome 5, ilVanTame1 primary haplotype, whole genome shotgun sequence DNA harbors:
- the LOC113392526 gene encoding dynein axonemal light chain 1-like, with translation MALKPTTCKEAIARWEKSKEESAADAKVIELQFQWPPIEKMDGALSTLVSCEKLSLSSNMIDKIAGIAGMRSLKILSLGRNYIKTLAGIETVADTLEELWISYNPIDKLKGVGALKNLRVLYMANNMVKEWVEFNRLQECPALRDLVFTGNPLCENQPDVDTWRTQASNRLQQILKLDGVPILRESE, from the exons atggcgTTAAAACCTACAACCTGCAAAGAAGCTATTGCACGTTGGGAGAAAAGTAAAGAAGAAAGCGCTGCTGATGCCAAGGTCATAGAACTACAGTTTCAGTGGCCTCCAATTGAAAAGATGGATGGTGCTCTTTCCACGCTTGTCAGCTGCGA GAAACTAAGCCTGTCTTCGAACATGATCGACAAAATAGCTGGAATTGCCGGAATGAGAAGTTTGAAGATTCTGTCGCTAGGtcgaaattacattaaaactttaGCTGGTATT GAAACCGTTGCCGATACATTGGAAGAGTTGTGGATAAGTTACAACCCTATCGATAAGTTGAAAGGCGTAGGAGCGCTTAAAAATCTCCGTGTGCTCTACATGGCCAATAATATGGTTAAGGAGTGGGTGGAATTTAACAGACTACAG gaatGTCCAGCTCTAAGAGATCTAGTTTTCACCGGAAATCCGCTTTGTGAAAATCAACCTGACGTGGATACTTGGCGCACGCAAGCGTCCAACCGACTGCAGCAAATATTGAAACTGGACGGAGTCCCAATACTCAGAGAATCAGAGTAG